A single genomic interval of Nocardioides nitrophenolicus harbors:
- a CDS encoding GNAT family N-acetyltransferase has translation MSRYSLTTRIATREDAPVLADLWSDAVRRADPADQVADVELVIKAAAASPEQRLVVVDYDGQVAGAVYLRITTLSPLNLEPCVQSIHPRVFDACRRHGVGHALMEAATAFAEENGILHVVTAVPHSSRESNRFMARLGLAPVVMYRIAPTTLLRSRVSPQRQQAGVDGSRSRVLAARRSLRRARAERLVLPE, from the coding sequence ATGAGTCGCTACTCGCTGACGACGCGCATCGCCACGCGAGAGGACGCGCCCGTGCTGGCCGACCTCTGGAGCGATGCCGTGCGCCGTGCCGACCCCGCCGACCAGGTCGCCGATGTCGAGCTGGTGATCAAGGCCGCCGCGGCCTCGCCGGAGCAGCGCCTCGTCGTCGTCGACTACGACGGCCAGGTGGCCGGGGCCGTCTACCTGCGGATCACGACCCTCTCGCCGCTCAACCTCGAGCCCTGCGTGCAGTCGATCCACCCGCGCGTCTTCGACGCCTGCCGGCGTCACGGCGTCGGCCACGCCCTGATGGAGGCCGCCACCGCGTTCGCGGAGGAGAACGGCATCCTCCACGTCGTCACCGCCGTCCCGCACTCCTCGCGCGAGTCCAACCGGTTCATGGCCCGGCTCGGTCTGGCCCCGGTCGTGATGTACCGGATCGCGCCGACCACCCTGCTGCGCAGCCGGGTGTCGCCCCAGCGCCAGCAGGCCGGGGTCGACGGCAGCCGCAGCCGGGTGCTGGCCGCCCGGCGCTCGCTGCGCCGGGCGCGCGCCGAGCGCCTCGTCCTGCCGGAGTGA
- a CDS encoding ABC transporter substrate-binding protein, producing MQKSRSTVLALTVLASLALGACGSEDSAKSATGADLVKKDTLTVCSDVPYPPFEDFDKSSDTGFKGFDVDIVSEVAKRLDLKLTIKDSSFDALQSGQALNAKQCDLVASAMTITDDRKKNLDFSDGYYDSKQSLLVPVDSKIASIADLKGVKVGVQQGTTGKTYTEENAKGAEVVTFPSDAEMFQALKAGQVEALLQDLPVNLDHTTDGQFKVVETYDTDEQYGLAIKKGNSQLVEDVDGALEEMHSDGTYDKIYDQYFSTEN from the coding sequence ATGCAGAAGTCGCGCAGCACCGTCCTGGCCCTGACCGTCCTCGCCTCCCTCGCGCTCGGCGCCTGCGGCTCGGAGGACAGCGCCAAGTCCGCCACCGGCGCGGACCTCGTCAAGAAGGACACCCTCACCGTCTGCTCGGACGTCCCCTACCCGCCGTTCGAGGACTTCGACAAGTCCAGTGACACCGGGTTCAAGGGCTTCGACGTCGACATCGTCTCCGAGGTCGCCAAGCGACTGGACCTGAAGCTCACGATCAAGGACTCGTCCTTCGACGCCCTGCAGAGCGGGCAGGCCCTGAACGCCAAGCAGTGCGACCTGGTCGCCTCGGCCATGACCATCACCGACGACCGCAAGAAGAACCTCGACTTCTCCGACGGCTACTACGACTCCAAGCAGTCCTTGCTCGTGCCGGTCGACAGCAAGATCGCCTCGATCGCCGACCTGAAGGGCGTCAAGGTGGGCGTCCAGCAGGGCACCACCGGCAAGACCTACACCGAGGAGAACGCCAAGGGTGCCGAGGTGGTGACCTTCCCGAGCGACGCCGAGATGTTCCAGGCGCTCAAGGCCGGCCAGGTCGAGGCGCTGCTCCAGGACCTCCCGGTGAACCTCGACCACACCACCGACGGGCAGTTCAAGGTCGTCGAGACCTACGACACCGACGAGCAGTACGGCCTGGCCATCAAGAAGGGCAACAGCCAGCTGGTCGAGGACGTCGACGGCGCCCTGGAGGAGATGCACTCCGACGGCACCTACGACAAGATCTACGACCAGTACTTCTCGACCGAGAACTGA
- a CDS encoding amino acid ABC transporter permease, giving the protein MTRRQRALLVQVSLYVILVVAAVALVLVADWPTIRENFWNKDGVSWADGNWGDLITIGLVNTVKYTAIAFAGGLALGLLLALMRLSPVAPYRWLATAYIEFFRGLPALVVMIFMSTGLPIAFGWSPPGGTIGAGLIGLIMVAGAYMAETLRAGIQAVPKGQSEAARSLGMRPGATTVKVVLPQAFRIVIPPLTNEFVLLIKDTALLFLLGAAADQRELTSVARDFLSSGPSTGTATSLIQAALLYLIITLPLTQLVAWLERRQRKAVR; this is encoded by the coding sequence GTGACCCGCAGGCAGCGAGCGCTCCTCGTCCAGGTCTCGCTCTACGTCATCCTGGTCGTCGCCGCGGTCGCGTTGGTCCTCGTGGCCGACTGGCCCACGATCCGGGAGAACTTCTGGAACAAGGACGGCGTCTCCTGGGCCGACGGCAACTGGGGCGACCTGATCACCATCGGCCTGGTCAACACCGTCAAGTACACCGCGATCGCCTTCGCCGGCGGCCTGGCCCTCGGCCTGCTCCTGGCACTGATGCGGCTCTCGCCGGTCGCGCCCTACCGATGGCTGGCGACGGCGTACATCGAGTTCTTCCGGGGCCTCCCGGCCCTGGTGGTCATGATCTTCATGTCGACCGGCCTGCCGATCGCGTTCGGCTGGTCGCCGCCCGGCGGCACCATCGGCGCGGGCCTGATCGGCCTGATCATGGTGGCCGGCGCCTACATGGCCGAGACCCTGCGCGCCGGCATCCAGGCCGTGCCGAAGGGGCAGAGCGAGGCCGCCCGTTCGCTCGGCATGCGCCCGGGCGCGACGACCGTCAAGGTGGTCCTCCCCCAGGCGTTCCGGATCGTCATCCCGCCGCTGACCAACGAGTTCGTGCTGCTGATCAAGGACACCGCGCTGCTGTTCCTCCTCGGCGCCGCCGCCGACCAGCGGGAGCTGACCTCGGTGGCCCGCGACTTCCTGTCCAGCGGCCCGTCCACCGGCACCGCCACCAGCCTGATCCAGGCCGCGCTGCTCTACCTGATCATCACGCTGCCGCTCACCCAGCTCGTCGCCTGGCTCGAGCGCCGCCAGAGGAAGGCCGTCCGATGA